TGCATATAGAATTATCAGCAGACAAAAGATATTACAGCATAGGCGAAGTTGCCAAAGCTTTTGAAGTAAACGCCTCGCTTATCCGTTTTTGGGACAACGAATTTGATATTCTGAAACCGAAAAAAAATGCCAAAGGAAATCGAATGTTTACTCCTGAAGATGTAAAAAATTTACAATTAATCTTTCATTTAGTCAAAGAAAGAGGCTTTACACTCGAAGGCGCAAAAACCCATCTAAAAGAAGGACAAAAGAAAACTTTGGACAAATTTGAGATTATTAGCAAACTAGAAACCATTAGAACACAATTAACAAATATTAAAAATCAACTTTAAAACTAAAAAAACATGAAAAGATTTTTGCCTTGGATTATTGGAGCAGTACTTATTTTAGGAATTTACAG
Above is a window of Flavobacterium sp. 123 DNA encoding:
- a CDS encoding MerR family transcriptional regulator, whose translation is MHIELSADKRYYSIGEVAKAFEVNASLIRFWDNEFDILKPKKNAKGNRMFTPEDVKNLQLIFHLVKERGFTLEGAKTHLKEGQKKTLDKFEIISKLETIRTQLTNIKNQL